The Pygocentrus nattereri isolate fPygNat1 chromosome 17, fPygNat1.pri, whole genome shotgun sequence genome window below encodes:
- the tbcela gene encoding tubulin folding cofactor E-like a isoform X2, whose protein sequence is MEAPEGEGRTFMQVISEKYSPENFPYRRGPGMGVVVPSGHQGSPMKDRLNLPSVLVLNGCGITSAGDEGEIAAFCAHVVELDLSHNKLMDWHEISKIVANIPNLDFLNLSSNPLSEAVLEPDYAEAFSRVRRFVLNNTQVSWDVVHTFTREMPELEELFLCLNEYNTVTASATPCTSLRLLHITDNSLHDWSEVRKFGSMFPSLDTLVLANNNLSSILESGDNLCRLFPNLRSINLHNSGLNRWEDIEKLNFLPKLEEVRLQGIPLLQTYTNTERRSLMIAQLASVTCLNGSVVSKGEREDAERFFIRYHLDHPEEELPHRYHSLVTKYGKLAPLAEIDLRPRCHAKVEVHCEDRVEQVSIRLDQTVAELKKQLRTVVQLPTSNMRLYYIDKDMCSAFGPEEMKYSTRALHSYSIRDGDEILVVPKTK, encoded by the exons ATGGAGGCACCTGAGGGGGAAGGCCGCACATTCATGCAAGTGATCAGTGAAAAATACAGCCCAGAGAACTTTCCGTACCGCCGAGGCCCAGGAATGGGGGTGGTTGTACCGTCTGGCCACCAGGGATCTCCTATGAAAG ACCGGCTGAACTTGCCCAGTGTGTTAGTCTTGAATGGCTGTGGAATCACGAGTGCAGGAGATGAAGGAGAGATTGCAGCGTTCTGTGCTCATGTAGTTGAGCTGGACCTATCTCATAATAAACTCATGGACTGGCATGAG ATCAGTAAGATTGTTGCGAACATTCCAAACCTGGACTTCCTGAACCTCAGCTCGAACCCACTGAGTGAAGCGGTGCTGGAGCCAGACTATGCTGAGGCTTTCTCCAGAGTGCGGCGCTTCGTCCTCAACAACACCCAAGTGTCCTGGGATGTCGTGCACACCTTCACGCGCGAGATGCCTGA ACTGGAGGAGCTGTTCCTGTGCCTTAATGAGTACAATACTGTGACGGCTTCTGCCACTCCATGTACTTCGCTTCGGCTGCTGCACATAACGGACAACAGTCTGCATGACTGGAGCGAGGTGCGCAAGTTTGGCTCAATGTTCCCCTCTCTGGATACGCTCGTCCTGGCTAACAACAACCTGAGCTCCATTCTTGAGTCGGGGGACAATCTCTGCCGACTTTTTCCCAATTTGCGCAGCATCAATCTGCATAACTCAG GTCTAAATCGCTGGGAGGACATTGAGAAGCTAAATTTCTTACCTAAACTGGAGGAGGTGAGGCTACAGGGCATTCCCCTTCTGCAGACCTACACCAACACGGAGCGACGCAGTCTCATGATAGCACA ACTGGCGTCTGTGACCTGCCTGAATGGGAGTGTGGTGTcaaagggagagcgagaggacgCAGAGAGGTTCTTCATCCGTTACCATCTGGATCACCCTGAAGAGGAACTGCCTCACAG GTACCACTCGTTGGTGACCAAGTATGGGAAGCTGGCGCCGCTGGCTGAAATTGACCTGCGGCCACGCTGCCACGCTAAGGTGGAGGTGCACTGTGAGGACCGAGTGGAACAGGTGAGCATCCGGTTGGACCAGACTGTGGCCGAGCTGAAGAAGCAGCTGAGGACAGTGGTTCAGCTTCCCACCAGTAACATGCGCCTCTATTACATCGACAAAGACATGTGCTCCGCCTTCGGCCCTGAGGAGATGAAGTACAGCACGAGGGCCCTCCACTCCTACAGCATTCGCGACGGGGACGAGATTCTGGTGGTGCCCAAGACCAAATGA
- the tbcela gene encoding tubulin folding cofactor E-like a isoform X1, whose translation MSSTCVVSDVSPVLDRAMEAPEGEGRTFMQVISEKYSPENFPYRRGPGMGVVVPSGHQGSPMKDRLNLPSVLVLNGCGITSAGDEGEIAAFCAHVVELDLSHNKLMDWHEISKIVANIPNLDFLNLSSNPLSEAVLEPDYAEAFSRVRRFVLNNTQVSWDVVHTFTREMPELEELFLCLNEYNTVTASATPCTSLRLLHITDNSLHDWSEVRKFGSMFPSLDTLVLANNNLSSILESGDNLCRLFPNLRSINLHNSGLNRWEDIEKLNFLPKLEEVRLQGIPLLQTYTNTERRSLMIAQLASVTCLNGSVVSKGEREDAERFFIRYHLDHPEEELPHRYHSLVTKYGKLAPLAEIDLRPRCHAKVEVHCEDRVEQVSIRLDQTVAELKKQLRTVVQLPTSNMRLYYIDKDMCSAFGPEEMKYSTRALHSYSIRDGDEILVVPKTK comes from the exons ATGAGTTCTACGTGCGTCGTCTCAGACGTCAGTCCTGTGTTGGACAGGGCCATGGAGGCACCTGAGGGGGAAGGCCGCACATTCATGCAAGTGATCAGTGAAAAATACAGCCCAGAGAACTTTCCGTACCGCCGAGGCCCAGGAATGGGGGTGGTTGTACCGTCTGGCCACCAGGGATCTCCTATGAAAG ACCGGCTGAACTTGCCCAGTGTGTTAGTCTTGAATGGCTGTGGAATCACGAGTGCAGGAGATGAAGGAGAGATTGCAGCGTTCTGTGCTCATGTAGTTGAGCTGGACCTATCTCATAATAAACTCATGGACTGGCATGAG ATCAGTAAGATTGTTGCGAACATTCCAAACCTGGACTTCCTGAACCTCAGCTCGAACCCACTGAGTGAAGCGGTGCTGGAGCCAGACTATGCTGAGGCTTTCTCCAGAGTGCGGCGCTTCGTCCTCAACAACACCCAAGTGTCCTGGGATGTCGTGCACACCTTCACGCGCGAGATGCCTGA ACTGGAGGAGCTGTTCCTGTGCCTTAATGAGTACAATACTGTGACGGCTTCTGCCACTCCATGTACTTCGCTTCGGCTGCTGCACATAACGGACAACAGTCTGCATGACTGGAGCGAGGTGCGCAAGTTTGGCTCAATGTTCCCCTCTCTGGATACGCTCGTCCTGGCTAACAACAACCTGAGCTCCATTCTTGAGTCGGGGGACAATCTCTGCCGACTTTTTCCCAATTTGCGCAGCATCAATCTGCATAACTCAG GTCTAAATCGCTGGGAGGACATTGAGAAGCTAAATTTCTTACCTAAACTGGAGGAGGTGAGGCTACAGGGCATTCCCCTTCTGCAGACCTACACCAACACGGAGCGACGCAGTCTCATGATAGCACA ACTGGCGTCTGTGACCTGCCTGAATGGGAGTGTGGTGTcaaagggagagcgagaggacgCAGAGAGGTTCTTCATCCGTTACCATCTGGATCACCCTGAAGAGGAACTGCCTCACAG GTACCACTCGTTGGTGACCAAGTATGGGAAGCTGGCGCCGCTGGCTGAAATTGACCTGCGGCCACGCTGCCACGCTAAGGTGGAGGTGCACTGTGAGGACCGAGTGGAACAGGTGAGCATCCGGTTGGACCAGACTGTGGCCGAGCTGAAGAAGCAGCTGAGGACAGTGGTTCAGCTTCCCACCAGTAACATGCGCCTCTATTACATCGACAAAGACATGTGCTCCGCCTTCGGCCCTGAGGAGATGAAGTACAGCACGAGGGCCCTCCACTCCTACAGCATTCGCGACGGGGACGAGATTCTGGTGGTGCCCAAGACCAAATGA
- the tbcela gene encoding tubulin folding cofactor E-like a isoform X3, translated as MSSTCVVSDVSPVLDRAMEAPEGEGRTFMQVISEKYSPENFPYRRGPGMGVVVPSGHQGSPMKDRLNLPSVLVLNGCGITSAGDEGEIAAFCAHVVELDLSHNKLMDWHEISKIVANIPNLDFLNLSSNPLSEAVLEPDYAEAFSRVRRFVLNNTQVSWDVVHTFTREMPELEELFLCLNEYNTVTASATPCTSLRLLHITDNSLHDWSEVRKFGSMFPSLDTLVLANNNLSSILESGDNLCRLFPNLRSINLHNSGLNRWEDIEKLNFLPKLEEVRLQGIPLLQTYTNTERRSLMIAQLASVTCLNGSVVSKGEREDAERFFIRYHLDHPEEELPHRCPQSAKDV; from the exons ATGAGTTCTACGTGCGTCGTCTCAGACGTCAGTCCTGTGTTGGACAGGGCCATGGAGGCACCTGAGGGGGAAGGCCGCACATTCATGCAAGTGATCAGTGAAAAATACAGCCCAGAGAACTTTCCGTACCGCCGAGGCCCAGGAATGGGGGTGGTTGTACCGTCTGGCCACCAGGGATCTCCTATGAAAG ACCGGCTGAACTTGCCCAGTGTGTTAGTCTTGAATGGCTGTGGAATCACGAGTGCAGGAGATGAAGGAGAGATTGCAGCGTTCTGTGCTCATGTAGTTGAGCTGGACCTATCTCATAATAAACTCATGGACTGGCATGAG ATCAGTAAGATTGTTGCGAACATTCCAAACCTGGACTTCCTGAACCTCAGCTCGAACCCACTGAGTGAAGCGGTGCTGGAGCCAGACTATGCTGAGGCTTTCTCCAGAGTGCGGCGCTTCGTCCTCAACAACACCCAAGTGTCCTGGGATGTCGTGCACACCTTCACGCGCGAGATGCCTGA ACTGGAGGAGCTGTTCCTGTGCCTTAATGAGTACAATACTGTGACGGCTTCTGCCACTCCATGTACTTCGCTTCGGCTGCTGCACATAACGGACAACAGTCTGCATGACTGGAGCGAGGTGCGCAAGTTTGGCTCAATGTTCCCCTCTCTGGATACGCTCGTCCTGGCTAACAACAACCTGAGCTCCATTCTTGAGTCGGGGGACAATCTCTGCCGACTTTTTCCCAATTTGCGCAGCATCAATCTGCATAACTCAG GTCTAAATCGCTGGGAGGACATTGAGAAGCTAAATTTCTTACCTAAACTGGAGGAGGTGAGGCTACAGGGCATTCCCCTTCTGCAGACCTACACCAACACGGAGCGACGCAGTCTCATGATAGCACA ACTGGCGTCTGTGACCTGCCTGAATGGGAGTGTGGTGTcaaagggagagcgagaggacgCAGAGAGGTTCTTCATCCGTTACCATCTGGATCACCCTGAAGAGGAACTGCCTCACAG ATGTCCTCAGTCAGCCAAAGATGTTTGA